In one window of Paraflavitalea soli DNA:
- a CDS encoding TonB-dependent receptor: MKKILYLVLFIFSFVSLALGNEAPTGTIKGRVLTSDKQPAAFVSVVVIGTGRSVVSDEAGSFSISKVPAGTQELEVTLIGYEPLHQQVVVEENKTVTVELQITISNNQLQEVTVTNSKSKFVFKSSEYVARMPLRNLENPQVYNVVGRALMQEQVIIERTDLYRNIPGSVPNFSAGGSMGLSMRGFSTTIGMRNGMATSAIVPLNPVILERVESIKGPSGTLFGSNRNVTFGGVYNYVTKRPYEKFGGEISFAAGSYEFSRVTADINTPINKEKTMLIRLNAAAQSEGSFQDQGFNKNYTFAPTFSYQVNDRLKFILDMEATRGNYTVVSFALGNLANISARNFKDLPLDYNKAYINNSIDVRNGINNIQAQMEYKISDQWKSQTNYLYSVGFYKHLYWTALNMINDSMYARVTRNQTPETFGNIEVQQNFIGDFKIGGVRNRLVAGIDYNYNYNELYRATVNFDTINIRRPIRDMSLPALEAASALRGFSTTTTVAKNASIYASDVVNITPELMAMLSVRIDRFSTKGTLNPATGVYTGAYEQTSVSPKFGLVYQLIRNNLSLFGNYMNGFVNLAPITQPDNTILVLKPQYGNQWEGGVKFDLFNTRLNGSISFYNIDVTNSTRTEAVNGQNFTFQDGTQRSRGIEAEVIASPLKGMSIIAGYGYNENEYTKAAVSLKGKNVTFSPNHIGNIWVSYSFPEGKIKGLGVGAGVNYVGASWFDAANSFKVPEYTLVSGTVFYDAPKFRISLKGNNLSNERYWNNNGTPQKPANFIGSVSFKL, from the coding sequence ATGAAGAAAATCCTGTACCTGGTATTATTTATTTTTTCATTTGTATCACTGGCGCTGGGTAATGAAGCTCCTACAGGCACCATCAAAGGGCGGGTATTGACCAGCGACAAGCAGCCTGCAGCTTTTGTATCTGTTGTGGTGATCGGAACCGGCCGCAGTGTGGTCAGCGATGAAGCAGGATCTTTCAGCATTTCAAAAGTGCCGGCAGGTACACAGGAACTGGAAGTAACCCTTATCGGTTATGAGCCCCTTCACCAGCAAGTGGTGGTCGAAGAAAATAAGACGGTGACAGTAGAACTGCAGATCACTATTTCCAACAATCAGCTGCAGGAAGTAACAGTTACCAATTCCAAAAGCAAGTTTGTCTTCAAATCCAGCGAATACGTGGCCCGTATGCCGCTGCGCAACCTCGAAAATCCCCAGGTATATAATGTGGTAGGCCGTGCCTTGATGCAGGAACAGGTGATCATTGAACGTACGGATCTGTACCGCAACATACCGGGTTCCGTACCCAATTTTTCGGCCGGGGGCTCCATGGGTTTAAGCATGCGCGGATTCTCCACCACCATCGGCATGCGGAATGGCATGGCCACAAGCGCGATCGTACCCCTCAATCCCGTCATCCTGGAAAGGGTGGAATCCATCAAAGGCCCATCCGGCACGCTGTTTGGCAGCAACCGCAATGTGACTTTCGGCGGTGTGTACAATTATGTAACCAAACGTCCTTATGAAAAATTTGGCGGGGAGATCAGTTTTGCCGCAGGCAGCTATGAATTCAGCCGGGTAACAGCGGATATCAATACGCCGATCAATAAGGAAAAGACGATGCTCATCCGTTTAAATGCAGCCGCCCAATCGGAAGGCAGCTTCCAGGATCAGGGTTTCAATAAGAATTATACATTTGCGCCCACCTTTTCTTACCAGGTCAACGACCGGTTGAAGTTTATCCTGGATATGGAGGCCACCCGTGGCAATTACACGGTAGTATCCTTTGCCCTTGGTAACCTGGCCAATATCAGCGCCCGCAACTTTAAAGACCTCCCGCTGGATTATAACAAAGCCTATATCAATAACAGCATTGATGTAAGGAACGGCATCAACAATATCCAGGCGCAGATGGAATACAAGATCTCCGATCAATGGAAATCACAAACCAACTACCTCTATTCTGTTGGTTTCTACAAGCACCTTTACTGGACAGCGTTGAACATGATCAATGATTCCATGTATGCGCGGGTAACAAGGAACCAGACACCGGAAACCTTTGGCAATATAGAAGTGCAGCAAAACTTTATTGGCGATTTCAAGATCGGCGGTGTACGTAACAGGCTTGTTGCGGGCATTGATTATAACTATAACTACAATGAACTCTACCGGGCCACCGTCAATTTTGATACCATCAATATCCGCCGCCCCATCAGGGATATGAGTTTGCCTGCCTTGGAAGCCGCATCTGCACTACGTGGCTTTAGCACCACCACCACAGTGGCCAAAAATGCCAGCATCTATGCTTCAGATGTGGTCAATATCACACCGGAATTAATGGCCATGCTGAGTGTGCGCATTGACCGGTTTTCTACGAAAGGCACCCTCAATCCTGCAACGGGTGTATATACCGGCGCTTACGAGCAAACCTCGGTATCACCGAAGTTCGGCCTGGTATATCAGCTCATACGGAACAACCTTTCCCTTTTTGGTAATTACATGAATGGGTTTGTCAACCTCGCCCCTATTACCCAACCCGACAATACGATCCTTGTACTGAAACCGCAATATGGCAATCAATGGGAAGGTGGGGTTAAATTTGATCTCTTCAATACCAGGTTGAATGGCAGCATCAGCTTCTACAATATCGATGTTACCAATTCCACGAGAACAGAAGCAGTCAATGGGCAGAACTTTACTTTCCAGGATGGTACCCAGCGCAGCAGGGGTATAGAAGCAGAGGTAATTGCCAGTCCCCTGAAAGGCATGAGCATTATCGCAGGATATGGCTATAATGAAAATGAATATACCAAAGCGGCAGTTAGCCTGAAAGGGAAAAATGTGACCTTCAGCCCCAATCATATCGGCAATATCTGGGTAAGCTACAGCTTTCCGGAAGGAAAAATAAAAGGCCTGGGAGTGGGCGCTGGTGTGAACTATGTAGGCGCTTCCTGGTTTGATGCGGCCAACTCGTTTAAAGTTCCGGAATATACCCTGGTAAGTGGAACAGTCTTTTATGATGCTCCGAAATTCAGGATATCGCTGAAAGGCAATAACCTCTCCAACGAACGTTACTGGAACAACAACGGCACGCCACAAAAGCCAGCCAATTTTATCGGGAGTGTTTCGTTTAAACTCTAA
- the queD gene encoding 6-carboxytetrahydropterin synthase QueD codes for MMTIYKEFTFDAAHFLANVPEGHKCKQLHGHTYFLKVYVSGEPELPEQWVMDYSDLKAIVKPVIDQLDHKFLNDVQGLENPTAEVVTRWIWQKIKPTLPKLKRIELKETPTSGVIYEE; via the coding sequence ATGATGACCATATACAAAGAGTTTACTTTTGATGCAGCCCATTTTCTGGCCAATGTGCCGGAAGGACACAAGTGCAAACAGCTACATGGGCATACCTACTTCCTGAAGGTATATGTTTCCGGAGAGCCCGAATTGCCTGAACAATGGGTAATGGACTACAGCGACTTAAAAGCGATCGTTAAACCGGTTATTGATCAGCTCGATCACAAATTCCTCAACGATGTCCAGGGCCTTGAAAACCCCACTGCCGAAGTGGTAACAAGGTGGATATGGCAGAAAATAAAACCCACGCTTCCGAAGCTGAAACGCATTGAACTAAAAGAAACCCCCACTTCCGGCGTCATTTACGAGGAGTAA
- a CDS encoding methylenetetrahydrofolate reductase encodes MFLNKIRTGESGIVTYGITPPKKTETDPLRMAEIAERTIARILPLDIDALVVYDVQDESARTPVERPFPFMNAHDPFEFASTYLQDLRIPKIIYRPAGKFTRDELSEWLDDLHKHQFYPVFVGVPAPDFAVKTSLTEAYELWSKNKRTSVIGAVTIPERHAVLKDEDKRILDKAACGVSYFISQCVFNVDYAKKMIEDLAHTCKAQNAPTPTIIFTLAACGSVKTMQFMDWLGIHLPESMQEELTKAENMLDRSVGICLEIAAEMITYCSERSIPFGFNIESVAINKKEIEASIYMVNRVGEMLENKGIRKRSVLPVP; translated from the coding sequence ATGTTTTTAAATAAGATCAGAACCGGCGAGTCCGGCATTGTAACGTACGGCATTACACCGCCCAAGAAAACTGAGACCGATCCCTTGCGGATGGCAGAAATTGCTGAAAGGACAATTGCGCGTATCCTGCCGCTGGATATCGACGCGCTCGTCGTATATGATGTGCAGGATGAATCGGCCCGTACTCCGGTAGAAAGGCCCTTCCCGTTCATGAATGCGCACGACCCTTTTGAGTTTGCCAGCACCTACCTGCAGGATCTGCGTATTCCCAAGATCATTTACCGCCCTGCCGGAAAATTTACCAGGGACGAGCTATCGGAATGGCTGGATGACCTTCATAAACACCAGTTTTATCCGGTGTTTGTGGGCGTACCAGCTCCTGATTTTGCAGTAAAAACCAGTTTGACGGAGGCTTACGAACTCTGGAGTAAAAATAAACGCACTTCTGTTATTGGAGCGGTAACCATTCCGGAGCGTCATGCTGTGCTGAAAGATGAGGACAAACGGATCCTGGACAAAGCAGCTTGCGGTGTATCCTATTTCATTTCCCAATGCGTGTTTAACGTCGATTACGCAAAGAAAATGATAGAAGACCTGGCGCACACCTGTAAAGCGCAAAATGCCCCAACGCCCACCATCATATTTACCCTGGCCGCCTGTGGTTCCGTCAAGACCATGCAGTTTATGGACTGGTTGGGTATCCACCTGCCGGAGAGCATGCAGGAGGAATTGACCAAAGCCGAAAATATGCTGGACAGGTCCGTAGGTATTTGCCTGGAGATCGCTGCAGAAATGATCACTTACTGTTCCGAGCGATCCATCCCATTTGGTTTCAATATCGAAAGCGTTGCCATCAATAAAAAAGAGATCGAAGCGTCGATCTATATGGTAAACCGCGTGGGTGAAATGCTGGAGAACAAGGGGATCCGGAAAAGGAGTGTTTTGCCTGTACCATAA
- the metE gene encoding 5-methyltetrahydropteroyltriglutamate--homocysteine S-methyltransferase — protein MLTQNLGYPRIGGQRELKKACEQYWAGKIDLNELQQVARNIKENNWQTQLKAGIDLIPCNDFSFYDQTLDTSLLLGVIPPRYKPVSAIAANSEIDLYFAMARGYQKEGLDITAMEMTKWLDTNYHYLVPEFTANQEFTIFNENIFNEYASAKQLLGQKAKPVLIGPVSYLLLGKEKEQGFERVDLIKKLVPVYVQIINRLQQQGAEWIQLDEPCLALDLSKKDKEAFEFAYRSIAESVSGVKLLVATYFDALLDNTQLAVSLPVAALHIDLVRTTEQLDEVLALMPERLQLSLGVVDGRNVWKNDYEKSLGFINKAVRKLGAGRVLIAPSCSLLHSPIDLDLETSIDPEIRDWMAFAKQKLNEVSELKQIMEGNDALLQANKKAIASRRSSQKVHKQVVKDRVAAITEADGKRISAFPVRQQLHHQRFGLPSFPTTTIGSFPQTDDIRQLRAKLKKGDLTVEQYDAAIEQATIDAIRWQEQLGLDVLVHGEFERNDMVEYFGEQLDGFLFTKNGWVQSYGSRCVKPPVIYGDVSRPKDMTVRWSKFAASQTNKPMKGMLTGPVTILQWSFVRDDQSRDITTYQIALAIRDEVVALEKAGIGIIQIDEAAIREGLPLRKAKRPHYLDWAVNAFRVTASGVADQTQIHTHMCYSEFNDIIEHIAAMDADVITIETSRSQMELLQAFAHFEYPNEIGPGVYDIHSPRVPGTEEMASLLAKAADLLPARNLWVNPDCGLKTRKWPETKAALENMVAAARQARELISVESIA, from the coding sequence ATGCTAACTCAAAATTTGGGCTACCCGCGCATTGGCGGCCAAAGAGAACTCAAAAAAGCATGTGAACAGTACTGGGCGGGCAAGATCGACCTGAACGAACTGCAACAGGTTGCCCGTAACATCAAAGAGAACAACTGGCAAACCCAACTGAAGGCCGGTATTGATCTTATTCCCTGCAACGATTTTAGTTTTTATGACCAGACGCTCGATACCAGCCTGCTGCTGGGTGTTATTCCACCACGCTACAAGCCGGTGTCTGCTATTGCGGCCAACAGCGAGATCGATCTCTATTTTGCGATGGCCCGCGGTTATCAAAAAGAAGGGCTGGATATTACGGCCATGGAGATGACCAAATGGCTCGATACCAACTATCACTACCTCGTACCTGAGTTTACGGCCAACCAGGAGTTTACCATATTTAATGAAAATATTTTCAACGAATACGCCAGTGCCAAACAATTGCTCGGGCAGAAAGCCAAACCTGTACTGATAGGGCCTGTAAGTTATCTTTTGCTGGGCAAAGAAAAAGAGCAGGGTTTTGAGCGGGTGGACCTGATCAAAAAACTGGTACCAGTCTATGTACAGATCATCAACCGCCTGCAACAACAAGGCGCCGAATGGATCCAGTTGGATGAGCCTTGCCTGGCGCTGGACCTGTCGAAAAAAGATAAAGAAGCGTTTGAATTTGCCTATCGTAGCATAGCTGAAAGTGTGAGCGGTGTTAAACTTTTGGTGGCCACTTACTTCGATGCTTTACTGGATAATACACAACTGGCGGTAAGCCTTCCGGTTGCCGCTTTGCATATCGACCTGGTTCGTACAACTGAACAATTGGACGAAGTACTGGCGCTGATGCCGGAGCGTCTGCAGCTTTCACTCGGTGTGGTGGATGGGCGTAATGTATGGAAAAATGATTATGAGAAGTCCCTTGGGTTCATTAATAAGGCAGTTAGGAAATTAGGCGCTGGCCGTGTGCTCATTGCCCCATCCTGCTCACTCCTGCATAGTCCTATTGACCTCGACCTGGAGACATCCATCGATCCGGAGATCAGGGACTGGATGGCTTTTGCCAAACAAAAATTGAACGAGGTAAGCGAGTTGAAGCAGATCATGGAAGGCAATGATGCTTTGCTGCAAGCCAATAAAAAGGCAATCGCCAGCCGGCGTTCTTCACAGAAAGTACACAAACAAGTGGTGAAAGACCGTGTGGCGGCCATTACGGAAGCTGATGGTAAACGCATAAGTGCATTTCCCGTACGTCAGCAATTGCACCACCAGCGGTTTGGTTTGCCTTCATTTCCGACCACTACCATTGGTTCATTTCCCCAGACGGATGATATACGGCAGTTGCGGGCAAAACTTAAGAAAGGCGATCTGACTGTTGAGCAGTACGATGCAGCCATCGAACAAGCTACTATCGACGCCATCCGCTGGCAGGAACAACTTGGCCTCGATGTGCTGGTACATGGTGAATTTGAGCGCAATGACATGGTAGAGTATTTCGGGGAACAACTGGATGGTTTCCTGTTTACTAAAAATGGCTGGGTGCAGAGCTATGGCAGCCGTTGTGTAAAGCCCCCGGTTATTTATGGCGATGTAAGCCGTCCGAAGGATATGACCGTTCGCTGGAGCAAATTTGCGGCTTCACAAACCAACAAGCCGATGAAAGGCATGCTGACAGGCCCGGTAACCATTCTCCAATGGTCATTTGTGCGTGATGATCAGTCCCGCGATATCACCACCTACCAGATCGCGCTGGCTATCCGTGATGAAGTGGTGGCCCTGGAGAAGGCCGGCATTGGTATTATCCAGATCGATGAGGCGGCTATCCGGGAAGGGTTGCCTTTGCGGAAAGCAAAGCGCCCGCATTACCTGGATTGGGCGGTGAACGCTTTCCGTGTTACGGCCAGTGGGGTAGCCGACCAAACGCAGATCCATACGCACATGTGTTATAGCGAATTCAATGATATCATCGAGCACATTGCTGCCATGGATGCAGATGTGATCACGATAGAGACGTCCCGTTCCCAAATGGAGTTGTTACAGGCCTTTGCCCATTTTGAATATCCGAATGAGATAGGGCCAGGGGTGTACGATATTCACTCTCCACGTGTACCTGGTACGGAAGAGATGGCTTCGCTGTTGGCGAAAGCGGCCGACCTGCTGCCTGCCCGTAACTTATGGGTAAATCCGGACTGTGGTCTCAAGACACGCAAGTGGCCTGAAACGAAAGCAGCGCTGGAGAACATGGTGGCGGCTGCCAGGCAGGCCCGCGAACTGATCAGTGTAGAAAGTATTGCATAA
- a CDS encoding Lrp/AsnC family transcriptional regulator, translating to MAETLDKIDRQILKLLSQDSNVTMKELAARINLSPSPVFERVKRLEADGYIKKYIALIDAEKLNYGLVVFCNIKLKQHDKSIGHQFVSDIMRLEEVVECYNISGDFDFLLKVLAKDMKHYQEFVFNKLGSVKSIGSTHSTFVMCENKHSYNINL from the coding sequence ATGGCAGAAACTCTGGACAAGATTGATCGACAAATACTAAAGCTATTGAGCCAGGACTCTAATGTGACCATGAAAGAGCTGGCTGCAAGAATAAACCTCTCGCCATCCCCGGTCTTTGAGCGGGTGAAAAGGTTGGAAGCCGATGGCTACATCAAGAAATACATAGCGCTGATAGATGCCGAAAAGCTGAACTATGGGCTGGTCGTTTTTTGCAACATAAAACTTAAGCAGCACGATAAAAGCATCGGGCATCAGTTTGTATCCGACATCATGCGGCTGGAAGAGGTTGTTGAATGCTATAATATATCCGGCGACTTCGACTTCCTGTTGAAAGTGCTGGCGAAAGATATGAAGCACTACCAGGAGTTTGTGTTTAATAAACTCGGGTCCGTGAAAAGCATCGGAAGTACCCACAGCACGTTTGTTATGTGCGAGAATAAGCATTCTTACAATATCAATCTATAA
- a CDS encoding VOC family protein, producing MSSINNTIAGLEFAQVGWVVPDIHAAVKFLSNALGIAGFPPPQHVQALDLDMTYYGKAVAGEWLTTQTFNGGTFIELVQPLSGQSMFHDYLTKYPAGGTQHMAFRLPISGFDRIISELREQGYEMISEVDHPIARMAFFDTYQTLGVVTEIMGITPEGWVAIKQMEKMGQG from the coding sequence ATGAGCAGTATCAATAACACCATTGCCGGGCTCGAATTTGCACAGGTGGGCTGGGTAGTACCGGACATACACGCCGCTGTAAAATTCCTGTCGAATGCCCTGGGCATTGCAGGCTTCCCCCCACCCCAACACGTCCAGGCACTGGACCTGGATATGACCTATTATGGCAAGGCCGTAGCCGGCGAATGGCTCACCACACAGACCTTTAATGGCGGCACCTTCATTGAGCTTGTACAACCGCTTTCCGGCCAAAGCATGTTCCATGATTACCTAACCAAATATCCTGCAGGTGGCACACAGCATATGGCCTTCCGCTTACCGATTAGCGGTTTCGACCGGATCATCAGTGAGCTACGTGAACAAGGGTATGAGATGATCAGCGAGGTGGATCATCCCATTGCACGCATGGCTTTCTTCGACACTTACCAAACCCTGGGCGTAGTGACCGAGATTATGGGCATCACACCGGAAGGATGGGTAGCTATCAAACAAATGGAGAAGATGGGGCAAGGGTAA
- a CDS encoding class I SAM-dependent methyltransferase — protein sequence MGPQEKILQCYNTVAEDYATERWDELSRKHIDRLLLTAFATANKENGLCADFGCGPGQTTRFLYDNGLKNIVGLDLSPAMVNVARRLSPDINFETGDLLNIAYPSGHLGSVLAFYAIVHFTLDEVRKCFGEINRVLKTGGDFLFSFHVGDKIVHFDKARDKEVDIDLFFFKTDDIVALLNETGFAIIDVIERRPHENMEYPTTRGYIWAEKK from the coding sequence ATGGGTCCGCAAGAGAAAATATTACAGTGTTATAACACCGTAGCCGAAGATTATGCCACAGAGCGCTGGGACGAACTCTCCAGGAAACATATTGACCGGCTGTTGTTGACAGCATTTGCAACTGCCAATAAAGAAAACGGGCTATGCGCCGACTTTGGATGTGGCCCCGGACAAACAACCAGGTTCCTGTACGACAATGGCTTAAAAAATATCGTTGGTCTTGATCTGTCACCAGCCATGGTGAATGTTGCCCGCAGACTTTCTCCTGACATTAACTTTGAGACCGGCGACTTGTTGAATATCGCTTATCCCTCAGGGCATCTTGGAAGTGTACTGGCATTTTATGCGATCGTACATTTTACGCTTGACGAGGTGAGAAAATGTTTTGGTGAAATAAACAGGGTATTGAAAACAGGCGGAGATTTTTTATTCTCCTTTCATGTGGGTGATAAAATAGTTCATTTTGACAAAGCCCGCGACAAAGAAGTTGATATTGACCTGTTCTTCTTTAAGACAGATGATATAGTTGCCTTACTTAATGAAACTGGTTTTGCGATCATTGATGTAATAGAGCGGCGTCCGCATGAAAACATGGAATACCCAACTACGAGAGGTTATATCTGGGCTGAGAAAAAATGA
- a CDS encoding VOC family protein, producing MKAKKIWANFSVKNAKRTEEFYTQLGFSPSKQNNYPQLASFLFGDDGFVIHFFEQGTQIDEYLTSGSATNSEIIFTLSAETEAEVKEWAAKVKSTGGTILKDVQRDESNYYGFAFADPDGHKFNVLLMEKGM from the coding sequence ATGAAAGCGAAAAAAATATGGGCCAACTTCAGTGTAAAAAACGCAAAGCGCACCGAGGAATTCTATACACAACTGGGGTTTAGTCCCAGTAAGCAAAACAACTATCCACAGCTGGCTAGTTTTCTTTTTGGTGATGATGGTTTTGTGATCCATTTCTTCGAACAGGGTACACAGATAGATGAATATTTAACATCGGGTTCAGCAACTAACAGTGAAATAATTTTCACGCTGTCTGCAGAAACGGAGGCGGAAGTGAAAGAATGGGCAGCGAAAGTTAAAAGCACCGGCGGCACTATTTTGAAGGATGTGCAGCGAGATGAAAGCAATTATTATGGATTTGCCTTTGCTGATCCTGACGGTCATAAATTCAATGTGTTGTTGATGGAAAAAGGGATGTAA
- a CDS encoding DUF1801 domain-containing protein, producing MDIQEQIKKYIASQPEPKRSDMQTLHHRILEVRPGCKLWFLDGKDSNNKTVSNPNIGYGHHTMKYADGKTREFYQIGLSANTTGISVYILGISDKAYLANTYGKKIGKATVTGYCIKFKALKDINMDVLEAAIRFGFEVQQEQQ from the coding sequence ATGGACATACAGGAACAAATCAAAAAGTATATAGCCAGCCAACCTGAACCCAAACGCAGTGACATGCAAACCTTGCACCACCGTATACTGGAGGTAAGGCCAGGATGTAAATTATGGTTCCTGGATGGCAAAGACAGCAACAATAAAACGGTGTCTAATCCCAACATCGGATATGGACATCATACCATGAAATATGCTGATGGAAAGACCAGGGAGTTTTATCAGATTGGTCTCAGTGCAAACACCACCGGCATCTCGGTCTACATCCTTGGCATCAGTGATAAGGCTTACTTAGCCAACACCTATGGGAAAAAAATAGGCAAAGCCACTGTAACCGGGTATTGCATTAAGTTCAAAGCGCTGAAAGATATTAATATGGATGTACTTGAAGCGGCTATACGATTCGGGTTTGAGGTGCAGCAGGAACAACAATAA
- a CDS encoding helix-turn-helix transcriptional regulator encodes MQSKKQNLLPKFQKMMEQVGENIKLARKRRSLTATQVAERAGIDRSTLYQIEKGNPGVAMGSYFNVLRVLGLQNDMLKLAADDEFGRRLQDLKLMGK; translated from the coding sequence GTGCAATCAAAAAAGCAAAACCTCCTTCCAAAGTTTCAAAAGATGATGGAACAGGTAGGCGAGAATATTAAACTGGCCAGAAAACGACGTAGTCTTACAGCCACCCAGGTTGCGGAGCGGGCTGGTATAGATCGTTCCACCTTATATCAAATTGAAAAAGGAAACCCAGGAGTTGCCATGGGTTCCTATTTTAATGTTTTGAGGGTATTGGGGCTTCAGAACGACATGCTGAAGTTGGCAGCCGACGATGAGTTTGGGAGAAGATTGCAGGATCTAAAACTCATGGGGAAATAA
- a CDS encoding type II toxin-antitoxin system HipA family toxin: MAGKTDIWVYADWKGMSSPRCVGILSAQQAKGRKAFSFTYDKKWISSQEQLLLDPDIAWYGGQQYPNGKENFGVFLDSMPDTWGRTLMKRRAALNANEQGKTAPVLYDIDFLLGVHDLSRMGALRFKREPEGDFLANDTVSPAPPWTSIRELQHGAEMIEANEDTAETRKWLTMLMAPGSSLGGARPKANVLDEDGHPWIAKFPSKNDTINKGAWEYLAYRLAVNAGINMATSKLERVAGSYHTFFTKRFDRDKQERIHFASAMTMTGKNEDLIRDETPSYLDIVEFIQFSGTHVEEDLHQLWRRMVFNILISNTDDHLRNHGFILTNEGWRLSPAFDINPSIDKEGLALNIDMDSNALDLDLAKSVGIYFRLNNKEMGTILSEVYSSISGWQELAKEIGLSRGEQILMKGAFRL; this comes from the coding sequence ATGGCCGGAAAGACCGATATATGGGTATATGCTGATTGGAAAGGCATGTCCTCACCCAGGTGTGTAGGGATACTATCTGCTCAACAAGCCAAAGGAAGAAAGGCGTTTAGTTTTACCTATGACAAAAAGTGGATCAGTTCTCAGGAACAACTATTGCTTGATCCGGATATTGCCTGGTATGGTGGTCAACAATATCCTAACGGGAAAGAGAACTTTGGGGTCTTTCTTGATTCTATGCCAGACACCTGGGGAAGAACCTTAATGAAACGCCGGGCAGCACTCAATGCAAATGAGCAAGGCAAAACAGCCCCTGTATTATATGATATCGACTTCCTGTTAGGTGTTCATGATTTAAGCCGGATGGGGGCTTTAAGATTTAAAAGAGAACCGGAAGGCGATTTTCTGGCTAATGATACCGTTTCACCCGCACCACCATGGACGAGTATCCGGGAATTGCAGCATGGCGCTGAAATGATTGAAGCTAATGAAGATACCGCTGAGACCAGAAAATGGCTTACCATGTTAATGGCTCCGGGTTCTTCATTGGGAGGTGCGAGGCCGAAGGCTAATGTGCTGGATGAGGACGGGCATCCCTGGATTGCAAAATTTCCATCAAAGAATGATACGATAAATAAGGGAGCATGGGAATACCTGGCTTATCGCCTCGCCGTAAATGCGGGTATAAATATGGCTACTTCGAAGCTCGAACGTGTTGCAGGATCCTATCATACTTTTTTTACCAAACGTTTTGACAGAGATAAACAAGAGCGGATTCACTTTGCTTCCGCTATGACAATGACCGGCAAAAATGAAGACCTTATCCGGGATGAAACGCCATCCTATCTGGATATTGTTGAGTTTATTCAGTTCTCGGGAACGCATGTGGAGGAAGATTTGCATCAGTTATGGAGAAGAATGGTTTTCAATATTCTTATCTCCAATACTGATGACCATTTAAGGAATCATGGATTTATCCTAACTAACGAGGGCTGGCGGTTATCGCCGGCTTTTGATATCAATCCTTCAATAGATAAGGAGGGGTTGGCATTGAATATTGATATGGACAGTAACGCGCTGGATCTCGATCTGGCGAAAAGTGTAGGTATTTATTTCAGGTTGAATAATAAAGAAATGGGCACGATACTTTCCGAAGTATATTCTTCTATTTCAGGATGGCAAGAATTGGCAAAAGAGATCGGGCTATCACGAGGTGAGCAAATACTGATGAAAGGAGCGTTCAGGCTGTAG